Sequence from the Ereboglobus luteus genome:
TGTCAAAAATCCAGCGTTGCGCGAGCTTGCCGCCGCGCCAGTCCCATGCGACGAGCACGGCGCGAGTGTAATATCCGCGGCACATGACGAGGCTCGGGCGGCTTCCGTCGAGATACGCCGTGGCGGCGAGGAAGCGGTCGATGCGGTTGCCGTGGGCGTCGCCCCAGATTTTTTTCTGCCGCGCACCGTCCGGGTTGTCGTCTCGGTTTTCGGGGTCGCGTTGCGGGAGGTATTGCACGGTGGACATGGCCGCGCCGGTTCGGCCGTTGAAAATGGTGAGGTATTCGGGGCCGGAGAGTATGCGCCCGGTGTGGCGGCCTTCCGTGCCGCGATGGTCCGCGTTCGCGTCGCCGATGACTTTGCCAACGCCGTCGATGGTGCCGTCGGCGGTTTTGCAGGCGACCTCGGCAAACCCGTCGCCGTCGAAATCATAAACTTGAAATTGCGTGTAGTGCGCGCCGGCGCGGATGTTTTTTCCGAGGTCGATGCGCCAGAGAAAAGTGCCGTCGAGTTTGTAGGCGTCGATATACACATTGCCCGTGTAGCCGTCGTGGGCGTTGTCGTGCGCGTTGGTCGGATCCCACTTTAATATGATCTCGTATTCACCGTCGCCGTCGAGGTCGCCAACCGAGCAATCGTTGGCATTGTAGGTATAGGATTCTCCAGCGGGCGTGACGCCGCCCTCGGGGATGCGCAACGGGATGGAGATGTATTGGCGCACGGGCGCGTTTGGGCGGAGCGTGTTGAGCGAGGTTGTTTTCGCGGCGGGGAGGCTTTGTTCGCCGGTGATCGCGCGCACCGAGTAGGTGTTGGTTTTCGAAAAATCGGCGGATTTGTCGGTGAAGTGCGTGGCCTTGGCGAGGGGCGCCGTGTTGAGTTTCACGGGCGCGCCGCCGTCGGTGGTGCGGTAAATATCAAACGCCATGTCGGACGCCTCCGTGCCGAGCAACCGCCAGCTCACGAACGCGGACGACTTGGTCGCGCGCACCGCGACAACCCCGCGGTCAAGCGCCTCCATTTGCGACGGCGCGGCGGTGGCGACGCCGGCTCCAAGCACGACGAACAAGGCGAGGAGGCGGAGGGAAATCGGGTGGAATCTTTTCATGCGCATAAAAGGGTTTGAGGGTTGGATTGCATATCGCGCCAAACAGTTGGCGCATGATGGAAAGAATATCGGAACGCGCCCTGCCCTCGCCTCCCCAATATTGGGGATTTTTTGCCCTGCCGCGCTGTCTTGCGGGCAGGATGCCCGCGCTCCCGGGTGCCGATCAATTTTTTAATATTTCGTAGAATTCAACCTCGCCGATGCTAAGGGTTTTGCCGCCGATTTTATCGGCTCCGGTGGAGGCGTTTTCCTTTGCGGCGACTTCGCTCATGGTGAAGGCGTCGCGCGCCTCGGAGCTGCCCTGCAACTCAATGCGCACGACCTTGCCCGCGACGGCGGGTTTCACCTCGAGGGTCACATAACCGAGGCTTT
This genomic interval carries:
- a CDS encoding rhamnogalacturonan lyase, which translates into the protein MRMKRFHPISLRLLALFVVLGAGVATAAPSQMEALDRGVVAVRATKSSAFVSWRLLGTEASDMAFDIYRTTDGGAPVKLNTAPLAKATHFTDKSADFSKTNTYSVRAITGEQSLPAAKTTSLNTLRPNAPVRQYISIPLRIPEGGVTPAGESYTYNANDCSVGDLDGDGEYEIILKWDPTNAHDNAHDGYTGNVYIDAYKLDGTFLWRIDLGKNIRAGAHYTQFQVYDFDGDGFAEVACKTADGTIDGVGKVIGDANADHRGTEGRHTGRILSGPEYLTIFNGRTGAAMSTVQYLPQRDPENRDDNPDGARQKKIWGDAHGNRIDRFLAATAYLDGSRPSLVMCRGYYTRAVLVAWDWRGGKLAQRWIFDSEDGTPGNKKYNGQGAHSVTVGDVDGDGCDEIIYGAAAINNDGTGLYSTGLGHGDALHMSVMDPDRGGQQVFMVHESRSSYGDAGIEYRDARTGMLLFGVGPKGDEWGKKADIGRGVAADIDPRTKGYEMWASYGALYDNKGNVISKTPPREKNFLIWWDGDLLREFLDGDSRRERAWISKWNWKTQTSDMLFSDPECVTNNGTKATPCLSGDIFGDWREEVIWRTKDNRELRIYTTTIPTEHRLHTLMHDRQYRLAIAWQNTTYNQPPHPGFYLGEGMKPPAKPDIVTAVRSEK